One genomic region from Torulaspora delbrueckii CBS 1146 chromosome 4, complete genome encodes:
- the ROG3 gene encoding Rog3p (similar to Saccharomyces cerevisiae ROG3 (YFR022W) and ROD1 (YOR018W); ancestral locus Anc_1.358) — translation MFPGSKAKEPLLYDVRIKGADHGVILLKGSASEAPSVLLSGTIVLSVQEPIQFKNMSLRLYGKIRLNIPTQYKTSKGMAERYVKYEKRVYEHTWDNFNVENYFQNLYDNYGRKTSIASKSSGNLSSLPRKAKSSTASLISLAGQSSSSYHTLVKGNYEFPFSAILPGSITESVEGLPNASVVYKLESAIERMKFHTDLICRKHLRVVRTLSPDALELSETVAVDNTWPNKVDYSISIPAKAIAIGSATPVHVLVVPLLKGLKLGPIKITMVEHSQYCGSFGSVSTQERIVNKMRIKDPLDHMNEDNETNNENDDDFSFQDRWEVNTTFQIPPSLSKCTQDCTLLNSIKVRHKLKFVISLVNPDGHVSELRASLPVQLFMSPFVALGVKKSDGAYGSANNSMTDVSSLARNQNDIVDEEDDDDVIFAGPASEMDPSAVNNNGSSATPSMSQLMSPPNYGNHVYDRLWSDVSVPNTPPRSGSQTPLETFREGSVLDNAHDMSQLQLNLRRLHVERENGETAESGSAETPPIQIESDQGVSINVPPGIPPASYHASMEAQPSFRDQESPMITPPSIQMAKEDSFCQPRTGSPLKKDWEMGNLSRVPSYDKAMKSDMYGDDLPPLYPSESGRRNKGHQLERPQIVHHKSSSYLSLHANGGQAARTPLARSNNSSSSSLNILPTTSNPDNSKNSPGSSSGGNNKGQSASRYYSFGMTPVGTENESSTSLHVQRTPSRGHLGEKSSSFSSLIGLLSKKDKK, via the coding sequence ATGTTCCCTGGTAGTAAGGCCAAAGAACCATTACTGTACGATGTACGAATCAAGGGAGCTGATCATGGGGTTATTTTACTGAAGGGATCTGCGAGCGAGGCTCCATCTGTGCTGCTTTCTGGAACTATTGTTCTATCTGTTCAGGAACCAATCCAATTTAAAAACATGTCATTGAGATTGTATGGTAAGATTCGACTGAATATTCCTACTCAGTATAAGACGTCGAAGGGAATGGCTGAAAGATATGTCAAGTACGAGAAGCGTGTCTATGAGCATACATGGGATAATTTCAATGTTGAGAACtactttcaaaatctgtATGATAACTATGGTAGAAAGACTTCTATTGCCAGTAAATCCTCGGGCAATCTGTCATCTCTGCCAAGGAAGGCTAAATCTTCCACAGCATCCTTAATATCCCTGGCAGGTCAATCGAGTTCCAGTTACCATACTCTAGTCAAAGGTAATTATGAGTTTCCCTTTAGTGCCATTCTGCCAGGCTCAATTACCGAAAGTGTCGAAGGTTTACCAAATGCATCGGTCGTTTATAAGCTTGAATCGGCGATCGAGCGAATGAAGTTCCATACGGATCTCATCTGCAGGAAGCACTTGAGAGTAGTGCGTACGCTTTCTCCTGATGCTTTAGAACTATCGGAAACTGTCGCGGTAGACAACACTTGGCCCAATAAAGTTGATTATTCTATTTCCATCCCAGCGAAAGCGATAGCTATTGGATCTGCTACCCCAGTTCACGTCTTAGTCGTTCCTTTACTGAAAGGTTTGAAATTAGGACCTATAAAGATTACCATGGTAGAGCATTCCCAGTATTGTGGCTCTTTTGGATCAGTCTCAActcaagaaagaattgtAAATAAAATGAGGATAAAGGATCCTTTGGATCATATGAATGAGGATAATGAAACTAACAATGAGAACGATGACGATTTTTCGTTCCAGGATCGTTGGGAAGTCAATACGACGTTTCAAATTCCGCCTAGTTTATCCAAGTGTACACAGGATTGCACCCTTCTCAATAGTATCAAAGTCAGGCACAAATTAAAGTTCGTTATATCTCTAGTGAATCCTGATGGGCATGTTTCAGAGCTTCGTGCTTCTTTGCCTGTACAACTGTTTATGTCACCTTTTGTTGCACTTGGtgtcaagaaatctgaCGGTGCTTACGGTAGCGCGAACAATTCCATGACCGATGTCAGTAGTTTGGCTCGTAATCAGAATGACAttgtggatgaagaagatgatgatgatgtgatATTTGCTGGACCAGCATCGGAAATGGACCCATCTGCGGTGAATAACAACGGTTCATCTGCTACTCCCTCTATGTCCCAACTTATGTCGCCACCAAACTATGGAAACCACGTCTATGATAGATTGTGGAGTGATGTTTCTGTTCCCAATACCCCACCGAGATCTGGTAGCCAAACGCCATTGGAGACCTTCCGCGAAGGCTCTGTTCTTGACAATGCGCACGATATGAGTCAACTACAACTGAATCTGCGAAGGCTtcatgttgaaagagaaaatggtGAAACGGCAGAATCTGGATCTGCTGAAACGCCTCCCATACAAATCGAGTCAGACCAAGGTGTCAGTATTAATGTCCCTCCTGGTATTCCACCTGCCTCTTATCATGCGTCAATGGAAGCACAGCCTTCGTTCAGAGACCAAGAGAGTCCAATGATCACACCACCTTCTATTCAGATGGCCAAAGAAGACTCATTTTGTCAACCAAGGACAGGGTCtccattgaaaaaggaCTGGGAAATGGGCAATTTGAGTCGTGTACCTTCATATGATAAAGCAATGAAGTCAGACATGTATGGTGACGATCTGCCACCTCTCTATCCCTCAGAGTCAGGCCGCCGCAACAAAGGTCATCAATTGGAGAGACCTCAGATAGTGCATCACAAATCCTCTTCATATTTATCATTGCATGCAAATGGTGGTCAGGCAGCTCGAACTCCATTGGCAAGAAGTAACAATAGCTCATCAAGCTCCCTAAACATACTGCCAACTACCAGTAATCCAGATAACTCTAAGAATTCACCGGGATCTAGTTCGGGTGGAAATAACAAAGGTCAATCGGCAAGCAGGTACTATTCATTTGGCATGACGCCGGTCGGCACGGAAAATGAATCTTCAACGAGTCTTCACGTTCAGAGAACACCGTCAAGAGGACATTTGGGAGAAAAATCTAGTTCATTCTCGAGCCTGATAGGATTATTATctaagaaggataagaaatGA
- the VPS75 gene encoding Vps75p (similar to Saccharomyces cerevisiae VPS75 (YNL246W); ancestral locus Anc_1.116) produces the protein MSEKAIASALNELADCEVDVEKAEEDIELYRIRRLKPIYAKRDAIISRIPSFWSIVLSQHSDFADYIRASDFKYVDAIESVIVDWKTPQDFEIEIKIKAIESEFEVQVVKKHFIMKGETLTSQAVEIGISGTLEKRALSIGSAGQAILMQRNLLTVASLPISLARISIRTASNTIQKLNEMSKMKRAAIAIVKGNSFNSN, from the exons ATGTCTGAGAAAGCAAT TGCTTCTGCCCTTAATGAATTAGCTGACTGTGAAGTTGACGTCGAGAAAGCTGAAGAGGATATTGAACTTTATCGAATACGAAGACTAAAACCAATTTACGCCAAGAGAGATGCAATTATAAGTCGTATTCCCAGTTTTTGGAGTATTGTTCTGTCGCAACACAGCGATTTCGCAGATTATATCAGAGCCTCAGACTTCAAATACGTCGATGCAATCGAGAGCGTGATTGTAGATTGGAAAACTCCTCAGGATTTTGAAATCGAAATTAAGATTAAAGCGATTGAGAGTGAATTCGAGGTTCAGGTTGTAAAGAAACATTTTATTATGAAAGGTGAAACTCTGACGAGCCAGGCAGTTGAGATCGGCATCTCGGGTACACTAGAAAAAAGAGCTTTATCGATTGGTTCGGCTGGACAGGCAATTCTGATGCAAAGGAATTTGCTAACGGTGGCGAGCTTGCCAATCTCTTTAGCGAGGATATCTATCCGTACTGCGTCAAATACTATACAGAAGCTCAACGAGATgtcgaagatgaagagagcGGCGATAGCGATAGTGAAGGGGAACTCATTTAATAGCAATTGA
- the TDEL0D02260 gene encoding uncharacterized protein — MLSKLLGSQLRATSFVQRPHVTKNMVRLSAQVSRVNPGRSFSVNRILLESKEIVKKEVNTLPSATKITKIEKSGFFSHGFGKLLKWSVFSTGILATVCGSALIIFFIYDSTTYNECEVPENIEVPTLAISPERGGPENLPILRESLDTYDSEVKQTLSYKPKLVVLGSGWASVGLLKSLHKGDYDVTVVSPQNYFLFTPLLPSAATGTLEVKSLMASIRKIVGYIGGHYLEAKADRIEFKEKLVKVSQVLPQTGETRSFYLPYDKLVIGVGSTANTHGVEGLQYCDRLKSAEDALDIKRKIKNNLELACLPTTTEEERKRLLSFVVCGGGPTGVEFAAEVFDLLNEDLPKLYPRLLRQQVSVHIIQSRSNILNTYDEKISEYAMDRFKKESIDLLTNARVDKILPDKVIFNQKNPTTGELERKELPFGLCLWSTGVAQNPLAKQVVKAFPGDQKNKRAIETDSHLRVLGNEMKDVYAIGDCSTLRTDLADHAGEFVRNYIIQKNLRTANQASDIITNDEIKNLSLTYEEIYDLSRQLSKRHPQTRESFIALEEVLPKYDTGKKGSLNFKEITRLLKDTESKLTSLPATAQRAHQQGTYLGKKFTRIARITDDHTRRGQLIEFDLDESSCKPFRYIHLGSLAYIGNSAVFDLPGYSFVGGLIAMYLWRGVYFAQTVSLRTRVLLFMDWLKRGLFGRDIMSTV, encoded by the coding sequence ATGCTGTCTAAATTGCTTGGATCGCAATTAAGGGCGACATCATTTGTCCAACGGCCTCATGTTACCAAAAATATGGTGCGCCTGAGTGCCCAGGTTAGTAGAGTTAATCCTGGTCGCTCTTTCAGTGTTAACAGAATCTTATTGGAATCAAAGGAAATTGTTAAAAAGGAGGTGAATACTTTACCTTCAGCGACGAAAATTACCAAGATCGAAAAGAGCGGATTCTTCAGTCATGGATTTGGAAAACTGCTTAAGTGGTCGGTTTTTTCCACTGGTATCTTGGCCACAGTATGCGGTTCAGCTTTGATAATATTCTTCATTTACGACTCCACGACTTATAATGAATGCGAAGTGCCCGAGAACATTGAAGTTCCTACGCTGGCCATAAGTCCTGAAAGAGGAGGTCCTGAGAATTTGCCCATTCTCAGGGAAAGTTTGGACACTTATGATTCGGAAGTGAAGCAAACTCTCAGTTACAAGCCAAAGCTGGTTGTTTTGGGTTCTGGTTGGGCATCTGTCGgtcttttgaagagtttgcaCAAGGGAGATTACGATGTTACTGTAGTTTCACCTCAAAATTACTTCTTGTTTACCCCTCTGTTGCCTTCGGCTGCCACTGGTACTCTGGaagtgaaaagtttgatgGCATCTATTAGAAAAATCGTTGGATATATCGGTGGTCACTATCTGGAAGCTAAGGCTGATAGGATTGAGTTtaaggaaaaattggttAAAGTGTCTCAGGTGCTACCGCAAACTGGTGAGACTAGATCTTTCTATCTTCCTTATGACAAATTAGTCATCGGTGTCGGTTCAACCGCTAACACTCACGGTGTTGAAGGTCTGCAGTACTGTGATCGTTTGAAAAGTGCGGAAGATGCGCTCGATATtaagagaaagatcaaaaacaATTTGGAATTGGCCTGCCTGCCAACCACTaccgaagaagaacgtAAGAGACTATTGAGTTTTGTTGTGTGCGGTGGTGGTCCAACTGGTGTGGAATTTGCTGCTGAAGTTTTCGATTTGTTGAACGAAGATTTGCCAAAATTGTACCCAAGATTATTGAGACAGCAAGTTTCAGTTCACATCATCCAGTCTAGGTCAAACATTCTAAACACTtatgatgaaaaaatctcAGAGTACGCTATGGATAGATTCAAAAAGGAGAGTATCGATCTTCTAACAAATGCCCGTGTTGATAAAATTCTGCCGGATAAGGTTATCTTTAATCAAAAAAATCCAACTACAGGagaattggaaagaaaGGAGTTGCCATTCGGTCTTTGTCTATGGTCAACTGGTGTGGCCCAAAACCCGCTGGCAAAACAAGTGGTTAAGGCATTCCCAGGTGAccaaaagaacaagagagCTATTGAAACCGACTCCCATTTGAGAGTCCTTGGTAATGAAATGAAAGATGTTTACGCCATTGGTGACTGTTCTACTCTGAGAACAGATTTGGCGGATCACGCTGGTGAATTTGTCAGAAATTATATCATCCAGAAGAACTTACGCACAGCTAATCAGGCCAGTGacatcatcaccaatgatgaGATTAAAAACTTGTCATTGACTTACGAGGAAATTTACGACTTGTCAAGACAACTATCTAAAAGACACCCACAGACTAGGGAAAGTTTCATCgctttggaagaagtatTGCCAAAGTACGACACAGGAAAGAAAGGAAGTCttaacttcaaagaaattaCTCGtctgttgaaagatacTGAGTCAAAGTTGACTTCTCTGCCCGCAACAGCTCAAAGAGCCCACCAACAAGGTACTTACCTTGGTAAAAAATTCACCAGGATTGCCAGAATTACCGACGATCATACCAGAAGAGGTCAACTTATCgagtttgatcttgacGAATCTTCCTGCAAGCCATTCAGATACATTCACTTGGGATCTTTGGCCTATATCGGTAATTCGGCTGTCTTCGATCTTCCAGGTTACTCTTTTGTTGGTGGCCTGATTGCAATGTACCTATGGAGAGGCGTGTATTTCGCCCAAACCGTGTCACTAAGGACCAGAGTACTATTATTCATGGACTGGTTGAAGAGAGGACTATTTGGAAGAGACATAATGTCTACAGTTTAA
- the ATG18 gene encoding phosphoinositide binding protein ATG18 (similar to Saccharomyces cerevisiae ATG18 (YFR021W); ancestral locus Anc_1.359): MPESLPVINFINFNQTGTCISMGTSLGFEIYNCDPFGKFYSEDSGGYGIVEMLFSTSLLAVVGIGDQPAMSPRRLRIINTKKHSVICEVTFPTSILSVKMNKSRLAVLLKEQIYIYDISNMRLLHTIETISNPHGIVALSPSTDNSYLVYPSPPKVINSEIKQNVTTNNINVSTGGTRPTGDVGQTGTDPKEADAGTDNNSNAIPSGNNMYSPGKSGITTADKPQNVKNDNNIIKNGDVILFNMKTLQPTMVIEAHKGEIAALALSFDGTLLATASEKGTIIRVFNVETGVKMYQFRRGTYPTKIHSMCFNSDNQFLAVTCSSKTIHIFKLGKNQVIGEGHESDNSNVDEEGSDVASAATRNADHSDEEIHGDPETEAALLEAESNDMVLLERSREPYVDASRRTVARMIRKSSQKFSRQAARTLEQIFPIKVSSLLEPSRHFASLKLPLDSNSGVKSMTSIGELIEVDTSEYPELFDLSEESQSIRSNHSGSLVKMLPIRVITSEGYLYNYVLDPERGGDCLLLSQYSLTLA; this comes from the coding sequence ATGCCAGAATCCTTACCTgtgatcaatttcattaaCTTCAATCAAACGGGGACATGTATTTCTATGGGCACATCTTTAGGGTTCGAAATCTACAATTGTGATCCCTTTGGTAAATTCTATTCCGAAGATTCTGGAGGGTATGGGATTGTTGAAATGCTATTCTCCACGTCTTTACTGGCAGTAGTTGGGATTGGTGATCAGCCAGCTATGTCACCCAGAAGGTTAAGGATCATTAACACTAAGAAACACTCCGTGATATGTGAAGTCACATTTCCAACATCGATACTTTCGGTTAAGATGAATAAATCCAGGCTAGCAGTGTTATTGAAGGAGCAGATCTACATTTACGATATAAGCAACATGAGGCTACTGCATACTATCGAAACAATCTCCAATCCACACGGGATCGTTGCCCTGTCCCCATCTACAGATAACTCATACCTGGTATATCCATCTCCACCGAAGGTTATAAATTCCGAAATTAAGCAGAATGTTACTACTAATAATATCAACGTTTCCACTGGCGGTACCAGACCAACAGGCGATGTGGGCCAGACTGGAACTGATCCAAAAGAGGCAGACGCAGGCACAGATAATAACTCGAATGCAATACCAAGTGGCAACAACATGTATAGCCCCGGCAAGAGTGGGATCACGACTGCAGACAAGCCTCAGAATGTGAAGAACGACAATAATATAATTAAAAATGGAGATGTCATCCTGTTTAATATGAAAACTTTACAACCTACAATGGTAATTGAGGCTCACAAAGGAGAGATAGCGGCATTGGCATTAAGTTTTGACGGCACATTACTGGCGACGGCTTCAGAGAAGGGAACCATAATAAGAGTGTTTAATGTAGAGACAGGAGTTAAGATGTACCAGTTCAGAAGAGGAACTTATCCTACAAAAATACATTCCATGTGCTTCAACTCAGATAACCAATTTCTGGCTGTGACGTGCTCAAGTAAGACAATTCatattttcaaattggGAAAGAATCAAGTGATAGGTGAGGGACACGAAAGTGACAACAGTAACGTAGACGAAGAAGGGTCAGATGTCGCCTCTGCAGCAACAAGAAACGCAGATCATAGTGACGAGGAGATACATGGAGATCCAGAGACAGAAGCTGCTCTCTTGGAGGCCGAGTCCAATGATATGGTACTTCTCGAGAGATCGAGAGAGCCCTACGTCGATGCATCGAGAAGGACTGTTGCAAGAATGATAAGAAAATCATCTCAGAAATTCTCAAGACAAGCTGCCAGGACCCTAGAACAAATTTTCCCCATCAAGGTATCTTCTCTATTGGAGCCCTCCAGGCATTTCGCGAGTCTTAAACTGCCTCTTGACAGCAACAGCGGAGTTAAGAGTATGACTTCAATAGGGGAACTTATCGAAGTCGACACTTCTGAGTACCCTGAGCTATTCGACCTAAGTGAGGAGTCGCAGTCCATAAGATCCAATCATTCTGGATCGCTAGTGAAGATGTTACCAATACGAGTCATCACTTCCGAAGGTTACCTATACAACTACGTTCTCGACCCTGAGAGAGGCGGTGATTGTCTACTACTCTCGCAGTATTCTCTAACATTAGCTTGA